The sequence below is a genomic window from Anaerolineales bacterium.
GCCACGTTGAATTCCCGGAACAGGTCCGCAAACCCGATTTTCCCGAGGAAGGCCGTGTCTTCTTCCCTGAGCCGCTCCCAATGCCCCCTCCCGCTTAAACCAATACCAGTCGGGATTGTCCATCAGACACTTCCAGCCGCTGCCCTTTATCAGCCACTTCCACTCCACGGTTTTCCCCGACCTGGAAGCATTCCCCCCCTTTCCGAGAGGCTCAGCGAATGGGCCAGCGAGTAGGATTCGACGACGATGACGCGGGCGTAGAGGTCTTCGAGCAGCATCCGCATGGTTTCGGCGTCGCTAACTCCGCCGGGTCGGAGGAGATCCAGTCCGGTTTTTATAAGGATGGTTTCGCTGCCGAAAATGGGATCGCTTAAAAACCGCCTCCATTCCCCCGAGCTGCCGGCTTTGTCGGGGGTTGTGGGGCCGATCCGATGAACACGATCTTCGTTCACCATGCCAGCCCTTTATGGATTTGGTTGCTCGGGATGTCCTTGGCCCCGCCGGCCGGCGATGCCGGATTCTTAAGCAAGATTACGGCGTAACTTGTGCCAGCCTGCGTTCGGTCTTTTTCGCCGGATCCGGCCGCCGGGCAGGATGAAAACATCCGCCGCTAGCCGCCGTCTTCCCTCTCGATGAGCGTCCTGATGTTCTTGGCTATCCCCGCCGGCCATTGATCCAACCCCAGGTATCCGCCGATTTCCTTCAGCCGCGCAGGGTATTCAGCAAAGGGTGTCCCCGCCAGCAGCAGCGCCGTTTCCTCCTCCGTGAGGTGGACGGCCTTCCCCTTGTTGTCGCGGTGATCTTTGTTCATCGGACAGATGATCTGGCATTTAATGCAATCGTATAGGGAATGGTGGACCGCCGGCGGGAGCCAATCGGGAAAGGGATCGGGGGATTCGTTCAGGCAGGAAAGGCACCGCTCATTGTCGATCAGGAACAGATCCGGCCGGATCGCCCCGGTGGGGCAGTTGCGGATGCACGTCCGGCAATTGCGGCATACAGCCGCGACCCCGGCCGGAACCAGGGCCGAGACCGCCGGGGGAATATCGGTGAAAAACGCCAGATACGAAAAATTGCTGCCCAGCCCCTCGATGTAGGTGATGTTGTTCCGGCCGAAAAGGGCGAACCCGCTCTGGACGGCCAACCGTTTCAGCGGCAGCTTTCTCGCCTCTACGGCGCGGAAACCCAGCCTCGCAGATTCCCTTTTCACCGCGGCCCGCGCGCCTTCGAAATCCGAACTGACCAGCGAAACGCACCGATATTGCCGATTGTTATGCAGGAATGTCACCTCGGAATAAATCGGGTGCGGGAGGGTCAGCAGCAGAATCGATTCGATCGGGAAGCCCGTTTCCGGCAGGGTGAAATTATACAGGTCGTTCACAATCCACTTTTGGAAATCGTTGAGCGCATGGGAGGATTGGAAAGCCCGGATCTCTTTTTCCAGTTCCGCCAGCAGGGACGCGCGCACGAGTGTGTGCTTTTCGCCGTTTTCGAAACGAAGCTCCATGAGGCTTCCTCTCCGATCCGGGCATGCCTTGCCACGGATTGCACGAATAATTGTTACCATGGATTGTGCGGATTTATAAGGGGGGGGCGCGGGATAGTCTGTGAGATTTCTCCGAGGAATCTGATTTCCATCCAAATTTACGGGATTCCTAACTCCCCCGACCTCCATCGCCGCCGCCGGATTCCTCCGCGGGGGAGTTCAGGCCAGGGCCGCAGCGATGGCGGAATTCCCGGGCCGGGTTGCTTTGAAAGCGATTTCGCAGCCTCATTCATCTGTTTGCTTCACGCCGTTTGTTTGCCGTTGCGCGGCGATATCCCTGTACGTCACCGACGGATGGTGGTAGCGGTCGTTCTCGCGGGTCTTGGATCGTATCGGAAACCTCGATTCCACCTGGATCGCCCGGCGCGGGCAATAATTGATGCATGCAAAACAAGCGTAGCAGCGGACGTCCTTTTTCCATACGGGTCTCTTCTCCACCAGATGAATTTTTCCGCTTAAGCAAACCGGTTCGCAGATCCCGCAGCCCGTGCATTCCGGATCGCTGTAAAAGCGGACGAGACGCTGATACATGTAGTCGTGGGCTGCGCAGTTGAGGGATTTCGGGAGCAGCCGGTCGAACAGCTTCATCCCGAACGACAACTCGCGCCCGGCTTCCGAATCCTCCCCCTCCCGTACGCTTCGCGGGCGAGGATGGATTTTGCGAATCCGTCCAGCGCGCTTTGCAGGCCGGCTTCCAAACGGCGGATTACGGCTTCGTCATTCGTCGTCGCCGGGAGGTTCTGGTCGATCATATGATTCCAGGGCATGTTGACATTAACTCGGGCGTTCAATTTCTTCCCCTGCTTCGCCAGAAGCTCGTCCAAATAGTCAAACGCCTCCGAATGGCTGCCGCCCCGGGTGCACAGCGCGAAGAGATACCGCGCGGAGGCCAGGTCGGCCTTGTCCAGAAAATCCCGCAACGCGATCGGGATCGTCAGGCAAAAATTGGGGAAAACGAATCCGACCGCATCGGCGCCGGTCTGGATCGCGCTCCGTCGCAACGATCCCACGATCGGGATCAGCCTTGCTTCCGGCAGCCTGCGCCGCAATTCCCGCGCCGCATGCAAAGAGTTGCCGGTCCCCGGAACGTAATCGAGTCGGATAGTCATAGCATCCCTTCGCGCTGATATCCCAATCCCGAGGAACCCGCGCCCTCCGGGCAGGCAGCCGCCAGTGTGGTTTCCGATTACCTTCGTTCAATCACTTCCACCGGATCCATCCGCGAGAGCATCCAGGCCAGCGCGGCCGCGACCGCCGCCGTCACCGCCGCCGGCACCGGCAGCGTGAACAGCCAGGGAGTCGGATTGAAGAAATTAAGCTGGATCCCGGCCGGGGTATAGAGCCACAATTGAATTCCGATGGCGATTGCGGCGAAGAGCAAAACCGCCGCCAGCCAGGCCGCCCCGGCCGCGGCCAATCCCTCGCATGCCCCGCGCCACACCAGCCGCCGGCGGGTGAACCCGAGCGCCTGCAGCACCCCGAATTCCTTCCGCCGGCCCAGGAAAAAGACGTAGTTCAATCCGGCCAGGGTCAGGGCCGCCACCGCCGCGATCACCCCCTCGAGCAGGCCGAGGACCGCCACCAGCTCGCGCTCCTGCCGGCGGAATTCCGCGGTTTGGTTGCCGTAGGTGAGCACGCGCAATTCTCCGCCGCCCGCCTCACGGTCCAGGTACGCGTCGAGTTCCGCCTTCTGCCCGGCGCGGGGCAGGACGATCATCGAGAGCGGGCCCGCCCAATCCCCTCGGCCGGCCTCCACGAATTCCAGCGAGGCAAACGAAAGCCAGTTCTCCGCGGCGTAGGATTCCGCAGGTTGGAAAACACCGGACACCACCAGGGGCGAGGGCAGGCCCGGAGCGTCCGGGTAAAGCGGATCGGACGGGTCGCCGATGATATCGCCGACATGCAGGCTGCGGTTGCGGGCGAAGGTCCAGGGGACCGCCAATTCGTTGGTACCGGCGCGCGGCAGGCGGCCCTCCGCCAGCTCCAGCCCGAAGAGGTCGACCAGGTAAAGCAGGTCGTCGGCCGAGACGGCGTAGGTTTCGCCCGGATAGTTGGGCGTAACCGGCGGGATGTCGATTCCCAGCGCGGAAAAGACGTAGGCCGGAATGACCCGCCCAGTGGATGGGAAGGAGCGGATCGCCTGTTCCGTCCCCTCGTTGATCGGAGCGCCTCCCGGCGAAACCAGGCTCATCCGCTGCAGGTGGTGCAGCATCGGCTGTCGGGCGTCGTCGAAGATCTCGGCAATGAAGACGAACAGCGCCGTTCCCATGATCATCAGCGCCGTGGCGCCGACGAGCGCCAGCGCCTGGCTAATGTGGCGCCGGTAGAAAACCGCCGGGTCCAGCGGCCGCTTCAGCGATCCGGATCCCCGGCCGCCGATCCGCGCCTGCTCCATGCTCAGCTCGCCGCGCTCGACGATCGCCACCGGGTCCATCTTCCACAGCGCGCGCATCGTCGAATACAGCGTGAAGCCGATCACCGCCAACGGAAGCGGCGCGACGGTGAGGAGTTCCACGGGATTGACCAGGGGGAATCCGAAGCCGTTCGGCTCGAACCAGGCGGCGTTGATCACGGCCATCACCCCGCAAGCCGTAAGGATTCCCAAGCCCGTCCCGAGAAGCGCCAGCAAAGCGGTTTCCGCCGTCAGCCGCCGAAGCAGCCAGCCTTTGTCGCGTCCGACGGCAAGCAGGGTGCCGAATTCCGGCAGCCGGCGCAGGAATACGATCCGGTTGACCGACCCGACCACCAGCGCGATCGCGGCCGTCACCAGCAGGACGAGCGGGATGCCGATCGCGATCATCGCCCGCTGGTCGCGGCCAGCCTTCTCCCGGAAGAGGGAATCGGTCGCCGGCACGAAGCGAAACTCCCCGGCGCTCCCGCGGAGAAAATCGTCCACCGCCCCGCCGCGGCCGGGCCGCGGGATCACCAGCAAGCCGTCGCGCGTCAGGCCACCGTATGGCTGCGACCCGGAGAGGTATTCATAGGAAACGATACCCAGCCGCACCTCTCCTTCCAGCAATCCCACCACGGTCAGCGGCGCGGCCAGCGAGACGTACGCCATTTCATCCGCCGACCACTCCATCGTTCCGCCGATCCCCAGCCCGAGCGCGGCGGCGATCTCGCGCGAAAGCGCGGCTTCGTTGGTCCCGCTCTCCGGCAACCGTCCCTCGGCCAACTCCACGCCGCACAGCTCCAGAACCGCGCCGCGGTCCTCCTCCCGCAGGCCGATCAGGCGGAAGGGCGAGACCGTCACGCCGAGGTTCGGAACCCACAGCTCGAGGCTGCGCTGCGGGAGAATCCGCGCGACGTCCGGATTTCCACGGACCGCCTCCACCGCGCTTGGATCGAGCGCGGATGCATCTTCGGCCTGCACCAGGCTGAAGCGGCTCAGATAGCGGTTGGTGACGTAGAGCGGCGTGATGTAGGTTTCGTACAGCAATCCGATGACCAGGTAGACGGCCACCGACGCCGACGCCAGCAGGCCGGCCAGGACGAGAGTCCAGGCCTTGTGGCGGCTGTAATACAGGAGCGGGGACAGCGGATTCATGGGTTACGTCCTCCTCTCAATCACGGCAACCGGATCCAGCCGTGAGAGCATGGCGGCGGCCGTAGCGACGCTGACCGCCAGCACTGCGGCCGGCACAGGCAGCGTGAACAACCACGGGATGGGATTGAAAAAATCGAGCCGGAAACCGACCGGTTCGTACATCCCGGCCTGCATCAGCGCCGCCAGCGCCGCGCATCCGAGCGCGCCCGCCAGCCAGGCGGCGCCGACGGTGAACAGCGTCTCGCGCCCGATCCGCCGGATTAGCTGCGGGCGGGAAAATCCCAGCGCGTTGAGCAGGTTGAGCTCCGACCGCCTCTGGGTGAGGAAGACATAATTGAGTCCGGCCAGGGCCAGGGCCGCCACCAGCGCAATGACGCTTTCCATCAGCGAGATGGTGAACAAACCCATCGCCGTGATCTCCCGGAGGAAGGCCTGCTGTTTTCCGAAGGTGCGCACGTTGCTTCCCATCGGGCCGATCTCCCCTTCCAGCCAGGCATCCAGCTCCGCCTTCTGTCCGGATCCGGCGGTGACGATCAGCGCCGGAGCGGTTTTCCATTCGCCCCACGCCGGCTCGACGAACTCCAAGGACATGAAGCTCAGCCAGTTTTCCTCTTCCCGGTTCTCCGCCCGGGCGAAGATCCCCGAGATCGTCAATGCAGCGGGCAGCGTCGGCGCCCCCTCGTAAACCGGATGGTCCGGATCGCCGATGACGTCCCCCACCGCAAGCCCGCGGTTTTTCGCCAGCGCCCAGGGGAGGACGATCTCGGCCGCGCCGGGCTTCGGCATCCGCCCTTCGGCCAATTCCAAGCCGTAAAGTCCGGCCAGATAGTCCAGATCCTCGGCCGCGACGGCGTACGTTTCCGCCGGGTTGAACGTGTTGACCGGCGGGAGGACGATGTCGATGGCATAGACCGGATAGGTCCGGATGATCCGCTCGACCAGCGGCGAAGACCGGATCCTTCCGGCGAGCGTGTCTTCCAGATCCGGACGGTCGGGGGAAACCAGGCTCATGCGGCTCAGGTTGTTCAGGCTGGGTTTGGCCACGTCGAACACCGCGGTCATGATGAAGACCAGCAGCGCAACGCCCATCACCATCATCCCCATTGCGCCGACCGTCATCGCGGCCCGGCGCTTGTGGCGCCGGTAGAACGTAGCGGCCGCCAGCGGTTTGGGCTGCGATGCTCTGCCCTTGGCCGGACGGGGTTGGCCCTCCAGGCTTAAGTCCCCGCGTTCGACGATCGCGACCGCGTCCATCCGCCCCAGCGCGCGGGTCACACTCCACAGCGTGAAGCCGATCACCGCCAGCGGGATGGGGATGAGCAGCGGAATCGCCAGCGGTTCGAGCGGATGGAAGGGAAATCCGGCCGGCGCGTAGAGCGCGCTGCTGAGGACAGCCATCATCCCCACCGCCAGCGCGACGCCGAGGATCCAACCGAGGACCGCCGGGAGGGAAATCTCGAGCGCCAGCCGCCGCACCAGCCACCCCTTTTCGCGGCCGACGGCCAGCAAGGTGCCGAATTCCGGCAGCCGCCGGGTGAAGGCGATCTGGTGGATGACGTTGATCACCAGCCCGACGGCTATCGAGATCAGGAGCACGATCGGGCCGAAGGCCAGGACGACGGCCATCCTGCTCTGCGCCGCAATTTTCTCCAGGGAGTGGAGGCCGTAGGTTTCGAACGGCGCACCGGCGGACCGGCGGACCAGAAATTCGTCCACGGCCGCCTCACGGCCCGGCCGCGCCAGCACCAGCAGGCCGGAGACCGCCTGTTGGCGGTACGCTTCCCGGCTTTGCAGATATTCGTAGGAGACCACGGCCAGACGGACGTCGCCGGAGAGAATGCCGACCAGCGTGAACGGACTTGTGACCGCTGGATAGTACGTCTCGTCGACGGCGCGGCCGATTTCGTCGCCGAGGTTCAGTTTGAGCGCCCGGGCGACCTCCTCGGAAAGCATCACGCCGTTCGTGCCCGGCTCCAGCCACTCCCCTTCCTTTAAGATGACGTTGCAGCTGTCCATCACGGCGGGCACGTCCGCTTCCCGCAGGCCGATCAGGCGGAAGGAAAACATGAGTCCGCCCAGGTTCGGCACCATGATATCCAGGGAGCCGTAGGGAACCGCCCGCTCGACGTCGGGATTGGCGGGAATTCCGCCGGTGAACTCCCCGGGGAGCGCGTTTCCCTGATCCGGCTGGATGAGGCTGAACTTCTCCAAATACCGGTTCACCGTGTAATAGGGCGCGATATAGGATTCATTCATCAAGCCGATCAGCAGATAGAGACCCGCCACCGCCAGGGCTTGGAACGCGATCAGCAGCAGAGCCAGGCGCTTGTGGCGGAGGTGATAGCGGAAGGGGGATAGCGGGTTCACGGATCACATCCTTCTTTCGATAACGGTTATCGGATCCATCCGCCCGAGTCGGCGGACGGTGAGCGCGGCGCACGCGGCGAGCACCGCGGCGGGAATCGGCAGGGTGGCCAGCCAGGGAACGGGGTTCAGGAAATTCAAG
It includes:
- a CDS encoding EFR1 family ferrodoxin (N-terminal region resembles flavodoxins. C-terminal ferrodoxin region binds two 4Fe-4S clusters.), with translation MTIRLDYVPGTGNSLHAARELRRRLPEARLIPIVGSLRRSAIQTGADAVGFVFPNFCLTIPIALRDFLDKADLASARYLFALCTRGGSHSEAFDYLDELLAKQGKKLNARVNVNMPWNHMIDQNLPATTNDEAVIRRLEAGLQSALDGFAKSILAREAYGRGRIRKPGASCRSG
- a CDS encoding FtsX-like permease family protein; amino-acid sequence: MNPLSPLLYYSRHKAWTLVLAGLLASASVAVYLVIGLLYETYITPLYVTNRYLSRFSLVQAEDASALDPSAVEAVRGNPDVARILPQRSLELWVPNLGVTVSPFRLIGLREEDRGAVLELCGVELAEGRLPESGTNEAALSREIAAALGLGIGGTMEWSADEMAYVSLAAPLTVVGLLEGEVRLGIVSYEYLSGSQPYGGLTRDGLLVIPRPGRGGAVDDFLRGSAGEFRFVPATDSLFREKAGRDQRAMIAIGIPLVLLVTAAIALVVGSVNRIVFLRRLPEFGTLLAVGRDKGWLLRRLTAETALLALLGTGLGILTACGVMAVINAAWFEPNGFGFPLVNPVELLTVAPLPLAVIGFTLYSTMRALWKMDPVAIVERGELSMEQARIGGRGSGSLKRPLDPAVFYRRHISQALALVGATALMIMGTALFVFIAEIFDDARQPMLHHLQRMSLVSPGGAPINEGTEQAIRSFPSTGRVIPAYVFSALGIDIPPVTPNYPGETYAVSADDLLYLVDLFGLELAEGRLPRAGTNELAVPWTFARNRSLHVGDIIGDPSDPLYPDAPGLPSPLVVSGVFQPAESYAAENWLSFASLEFVEAGRGDWAGPLSMIVLPRAGQKAELDAYLDREAGGGELRVLTYGNQTAEFRRQERELVAVLGLLEGVIAAVAALTLAGLNYVFFLGRRKEFGVLQALGFTRRRLVWRGACEGLAAAGAAWLAAVLLFAAIAIGIQLWLYTPAGIQLNFFNPTPWLFTLPVPAAVTAAVAAALAWMLSRMDPVEVIERR